A window of Flavobacterium flavigenum contains these coding sequences:
- a CDS encoding fibrobacter succinogenes major paralogous domain-containing protein: MKKLRSIYNYTALFIFLCFAFSCKNAETVEDIDGNIYHTIKIGKQTWMVENLKVTRFNNGDSIKKITSNKDWKKKEQAGYSFYNNDTVFIKEYGFLYNYNCLQDSRRIAPQGWRIPAEEDLRELESFINSNAIGLFLKEKGNSHWLPSNTVGNNATGFTALPGGYRDEEGSFYMLKSNGYYWTTTGSFEFYHWSSRMFQAFADVRRDNVFKKYGFSVKCIKKE; encoded by the coding sequence ATGAAAAAACTTAGATCTATTTATAATTATACAGCTCTTTTTATTTTCTTATGTTTTGCATTTTCCTGTAAAAATGCAGAAACAGTCGAAGACATAGACGGGAACATATACCATACAATCAAAATCGGAAAGCAAACCTGGATGGTAGAAAATCTAAAGGTTACCCGGTTTAATAATGGAGATTCGATTAAAAAAATCACAAGTAACAAAGATTGGAAAAAGAAAGAACAAGCAGGTTATTCTTTCTATAATAATGATACTGTTTTTATAAAAGAGTATGGATTTTTATACAATTACAATTGTTTACAGGATAGCCGTCGTATTGCACCACAAGGCTGGAGGATTCCCGCAGAAGAAGATTTGAGAGAATTAGAATCATTTATAAATTCTAATGCAATAGGGCTTTTTTTGAAAGAGAAAGGTAACTCACATTGGCTGCCATCTAATACGGTTGGCAACAATGCGACAGGTTTTACTGCTTTACCGGGAGGATACAGAGACGAAGAAGGTTCTTTTTATATGCTGAAATCGAACGGATATTATTGGACTACAACTGGAAGTTTTGAATTCTATCATTGGAGCTCCAGAATGTTTCAGGCTTTCGCCGATGTAAGAAGAGATAATGTTTTTAAGAAATATGGTTTTTCGGTTAAATGTATTAAAAAGGAATAG
- a CDS encoding carboxymuconolactone decarboxylase family protein, protein MTRLTALNPEEVTGKTKDLFNAVQAKLGVVPNMMRTMGNSPAVLEGYLNLSGALSHGKLSAKTGELIALAVSESNSCDYCLAAHTFIGEKLIKADPEVLKAARTGNSADAKTEAILQLAKTLISKNGLVNDEDVNKAKNAGVADAEIAETIAHVALNVLTNYFNNVANTEIDFPAI, encoded by the coding sequence ATGACACGATTAACAGCATTAAACCCGGAAGAAGTAACAGGAAAAACTAAAGATTTGTTCAACGCTGTACAGGCAAAACTAGGCGTTGTTCCGAACATGATGAGAACAATGGGAAATTCCCCTGCAGTTCTTGAAGGATATTTAAACCTAAGCGGTGCTTTGAGCCACGGAAAATTAAGCGCGAAAACAGGAGAACTAATCGCCTTGGCCGTTTCAGAAAGCAACTCTTGTGATTACTGTTTAGCAGCTCACACTTTTATTGGAGAAAAATTAATTAAAGCAGATCCGGAAGTTTTAAAAGCAGCAAGAACAGGAAACTCTGCTGATGCTAAAACAGAAGCTATTTTACAATTGGCCAAAACTTTAATCAGCAAAAATGGCTTAGTAAATGATGAAGATGTAAACAAAGCTAAAAATGCAGGAGTTGCAGATGCTGAAATCGCTGAAACTATTGCTCACGTCGCTTTGAATGTGCTGACAAATTATTTCAACAATGTCGCAAATACTGAAATTGACTTTCCTGCAATTTAA
- a CDS encoding glycosyltransferase translates to MNPTKKLLIIGFVWPEPNSSAAGGRMMQLISIFGENGFKITFASAAQDSDFMVDLSEFDVERKSIELNNSSFDNFIIELDPDVVLFDRFMIEEQFGWRVAENCPKALRLLDTEDLHCLRTARQKAFKENRTFELTDLLSEEVAKREIASILRCDLSYIISEFEMKVLKDVFKIDSGLLQYLPFLVEEMSAEDLQQLPSFEERQHFVFIGNFLHEPNWNTVQYLKEAIWPLIKKDWPEAVLEIYGAYPSQKVLQLHQPKNGFFIMGRAEDANEIIKKSRVLLAPIRFGAGLKGKLLEAMQCGTPSVTTSIGSEAMHENLPWDGFIEDNPDEFAKKAISLYQDENLWKQSQKNGIAIINECYSKNKYSEKLINRVNSLLNNSETHRLHNFMGSLLQYHTLKSTKYMAKWIEAKNKNL, encoded by the coding sequence ATGAATCCAACAAAAAAACTTTTAATCATTGGCTTTGTATGGCCTGAACCAAATTCTTCTGCTGCTGGCGGAAGAATGATGCAGCTAATTTCAATTTTTGGTGAAAATGGATTCAAAATTACTTTTGCAAGTGCTGCACAGGACAGTGATTTTATGGTTGATTTGTCTGAATTTGATGTTGAAAGAAAATCAATTGAGCTGAATAATTCGAGTTTTGATAATTTCATAATAGAACTTGATCCGGATGTTGTTTTATTTGATCGTTTCATGATTGAAGAACAATTTGGATGGCGTGTTGCAGAAAATTGCCCAAAAGCCCTTCGGCTATTAGATACAGAAGATTTACATTGCTTAAGAACAGCAAGGCAAAAAGCTTTTAAGGAAAACCGGACTTTTGAGTTGACGGATTTACTTTCTGAGGAAGTAGCTAAACGAGAAATTGCCAGTATTTTAAGATGTGACTTGAGTTATATAATTTCTGAATTTGAAATGAAGGTTTTAAAAGATGTTTTTAAAATCGATTCAGGTTTATTGCAATATTTACCTTTTTTAGTTGAAGAAATGTCAGCAGAAGATTTGCAACAATTGCCTTCTTTTGAAGAACGGCAGCATTTTGTTTTCATCGGAAATTTTCTGCATGAACCCAATTGGAATACGGTTCAATATTTAAAAGAAGCTATTTGGCCTTTAATTAAAAAAGATTGGCCAGAAGCTGTCCTGGAAATCTATGGAGCTTATCCTTCGCAAAAAGTATTACAATTGCATCAGCCTAAAAACGGGTTTTTTATCATGGGAAGAGCAGAAGATGCAAATGAAATTATAAAAAAATCAAGAGTTCTCCTGGCACCAATACGTTTTGGAGCAGGTTTAAAAGGCAAATTATTAGAAGCGATGCAATGCGGAACGCCAAGTGTTACCACAAGTATAGGTTCTGAAGCTATGCATGAAAATTTGCCTTGGGATGGTTTTATTGAAGATAATCCAGATGAGTTTGCTAAAAAAGCAATTTCACTTTATCAGGATGAAAATCTTTGGAAGCAATCTCAAAAAAACGGAATTGCAATTATAAACGAATGTTATTCAAAAAATAAATATTCGGAAAAATTAATAAACAGAGTCAATTCATTATTGAATAATTCTGAAACTCATCGTCTTCATAATTTTATGGGAAGCCTCCTGCAGTATCATACACTAAAAAGCACAAAATATATGGCAAAATGGATAGAGGCAAAGAATAAGAATCTTTAA
- a CDS encoding helix-turn-helix domain-containing protein, with amino-acid sequence MISQNVYTLINPKTGNLAFKILPFEDNIHFDHLQRNNYYSLIWVTKGKGKVKADFAEHHFEENSLLAFSPYQPFMLCVSEPIEGIAIHFHPDFYCIHMHQKEVSCNGVLFNNIYQPPYVKVTEQAELTFNMVIDQMKAEIQNAELAQYELLISYLKIFLITASRLKTEQLEEMNSVPDAKEPVILQNLKDAIELNFKTKHSAGNYADLLNISPKALAKLSKNYFNKTLTDLISERIIIEAKRELYLTSKTVKEIAYELGYDDEHYFSRFFKTNADVSPQMYRETVGFGKMDA; translated from the coding sequence ATGATTTCTCAAAATGTTTACACTTTAATAAATCCGAAAACCGGAAATTTGGCCTTTAAAATTCTTCCATTTGAAGATAACATTCATTTTGATCATTTACAGCGCAATAATTATTACTCCTTAATTTGGGTAACCAAAGGAAAAGGGAAAGTCAAAGCCGATTTTGCAGAACATCATTTTGAAGAAAACTCACTCCTCGCCTTTTCTCCTTATCAGCCTTTTATGCTTTGTGTAAGCGAGCCAATTGAAGGAATCGCGATTCACTTTCATCCTGATTTTTATTGTATCCATATGCATCAAAAAGAAGTTTCATGCAATGGTGTTCTATTTAATAACATTTATCAGCCGCCTTATGTAAAAGTTACGGAGCAAGCTGAATTGACTTTTAATATGGTTATCGACCAAATGAAAGCCGAGATTCAAAATGCTGAATTGGCGCAATACGAACTACTGATTTCGTATTTGAAAATATTCTTGATCACAGCATCAAGATTAAAGACAGAACAATTGGAAGAAATGAATTCGGTTCCAGATGCAAAAGAGCCTGTTATTCTTCAAAACTTAAAAGATGCGATTGAATTGAATTTCAAAACCAAACATTCTGCAGGAAATTATGCTGACTTGTTGAATATTTCTCCCAAAGCCCTCGCAAAACTATCCAAGAATTATTTCAATAAAACGTTAACCGATTTAATTTCGGAAAGAATTATTATTGAAGCTAAAAGAGAATTATACCTGACCAGTAAAACCGTCAAAGAAATTGCATACGAATTGGGCTATGATGACGAGCATTACTTCAGCCGTTTCTTTAAAACCAATGCCGATGTTTCACCTCAAATGTATCGTGAGACAGTTGGTTTTGGAAAAATGGACGCCTAA
- a CDS encoding pyruvate dehydrogenase complex dihydrolipoamide acetyltransferase has translation MAIKVTMPRLSDTMTEGTVATWLKKVGDKISEGDILAEIETDKATMEFESFNEGTLLHIGIQAGETAPVDSLLAIIGKEGEDISALLAGDAPVAEAPKADAPSAEAKTEAAPSKAAAELPKGVVVVTMPRLSDTMTEGTVATWLKKVGDAVAEGDILAEIETDKATMEFESFNAGTLLYIGIQEGSTAPVDSLLAIIGPAGTDISGIAENYTAGGAAPASAPAEETKTAPAAEKAPEAVADNSNGRVLASPLAKKIASDKGIQLSQVKGSGENGRIVKSDIENFTPSAQGQATTSAPAAKQEASAPAAPKVFVPAGEVYTEEIKNSQMRKIIAKRLAESLFTAPHYNLVIEVSMDEAMGARATINTVPDTKVSFNDMVIKACALALKKHPKINSQWKEDAIIINHHVNIGVAVAVEDGLVVPVLKFTDAMSLSQIGSAVRDLAGRAKNKKLGPQEMEGSTFTVSNLGMFGITEFNSIINQPNSAILSVGAIVEKPVVKNGQIVVGNTMMLSLACDHRTIDGATGAQFLQTLKQYIESPVTMLA, from the coding sequence ATGGCTATAAAAGTAACAATGCCTCGCTTGAGCGATACTATGACGGAAGGAACGGTAGCGACTTGGTTAAAAAAAGTAGGCGATAAAATTAGCGAAGGAGATATCCTTGCTGAAATTGAAACAGACAAAGCAACAATGGAGTTCGAATCTTTTAACGAAGGAACTCTTTTACATATTGGAATTCAGGCTGGAGAAACTGCTCCGGTTGATTCATTATTAGCTATCATTGGTAAAGAAGGAGAAGATATTTCTGCTCTTCTTGCTGGTGACGCTCCTGTTGCAGAAGCTCCAAAAGCGGATGCTCCTTCTGCTGAGGCAAAAACAGAAGCTGCTCCTTCCAAAGCTGCAGCTGAATTACCAAAAGGTGTTGTAGTGGTAACTATGCCACGTTTGAGCGATACCATGACTGAAGGAACAGTTGCAACCTGGTTGAAAAAAGTAGGTGATGCTGTTGCTGAAGGCGATATTTTAGCAGAAATTGAAACAGACAAAGCAACAATGGAGTTTGAGTCTTTCAATGCTGGTACTTTATTATACATCGGAATTCAGGAAGGAAGTACTGCGCCTGTTGACAGCTTATTAGCGATCATCGGACCTGCAGGAACTGATATTTCCGGAATTGCTGAAAACTATACTGCCGGAGGTGCTGCACCTGCAAGTGCTCCTGCCGAAGAAACAAAAACTGCCCCTGCTGCTGAAAAAGCACCAGAAGCTGTAGCTGACAATTCAAATGGAAGAGTTTTAGCTTCACCATTGGCTAAGAAAATTGCTTCTGACAAAGGAATCCAATTATCACAGGTTAAAGGTTCCGGAGAAAACGGACGTATCGTAAAAAGCGATATCGAAAACTTTACTCCATCTGCACAAGGGCAAGCTACTACTTCTGCGCCAGCTGCTAAACAAGAAGCGTCTGCTCCTGCTGCTCCAAAAGTATTCGTTCCTGCGGGAGAAGTTTACACAGAAGAGATCAAAAATTCTCAAATGCGTAAAATCATTGCAAAACGTTTGGCAGAATCTTTATTTACAGCACCTCACTACAACTTAGTGATCGAAGTAAGCATGGACGAAGCAATGGGTGCTAGAGCAACAATCAATACTGTTCCTGATACAAAAGTATCTTTCAACGACATGGTAATTAAAGCTTGTGCTTTAGCCTTGAAAAAACATCCAAAAATCAACTCTCAGTGGAAAGAAGATGCAATTATCATCAACCACCACGTTAATATTGGTGTTGCTGTTGCTGTTGAAGACGGATTAGTAGTTCCTGTATTGAAATTTACAGATGCTATGAGTTTATCTCAAATTGGTTCTGCTGTAAGAGACCTTGCAGGAAGGGCTAAAAACAAAAAACTTGGACCACAAGAAATGGAAGGAAGTACTTTTACAGTTTCTAACCTTGGAATGTTTGGTATTACTGAATTTAATTCAATCATTAATCAACCAAACTCTGCAATCCTTTCTGTAGGTGCAATCGTTGAGAAACCAGTAGTTAAAAACGGTCAGATTGTAGTTGGAAACACGATGATGCTATCATTAGCTTGTGACCACAGAACAATTGATGGTGCAACTGGAGCTCAGTTCTTACAAACATTAAAACAATACATTGAAAGCCCGGTTACTATGCTGGCGTAA
- a CDS encoding hydrolase/aminopeptidase, protein MKKLIYLTLFLTAIACQKKEQTEKQAIIIDEHSYSKPELAVVKHLDLDIKVDFETQTISGKASWLIDNISKGNEIIFDENTLNISKVTLGEEEKETKFELGEDTEFHGKPLHITIEPNTTKVNIYYSTTKDAIALQWLTPEQTADKKKPFLFSQGESVWSRTWIPCQDTPGVRFTYNAKVTVPKDLLAVMSAVNPQKKNDTGVYTFKQDKAIPSYLMAIAVGDIEFQAIDKRTGVYAEPSMLKKSAWEFAELGNMVNAAEKLYGPYRWGRYDVLVLPPSFPYGGMENPNLTFLTPGVIAGDRSLTSLLAHELGHSWSGNLVTNATWDDIWLNEGFTTYVEHRIGEAIFGKKEFEMQNVITNKELTDNVAEYGDTNPDTRLKVSLTGRNPDDGISMIPYVKGYAFLRVIENAVGREKFDPFIKNYFDSHAFKSITTEDFVKYINENLIKGDKALADKIKLEDWIYKPGIPSNVLPVSSPDFDAIDAIQKSWRETGIAGLNKKITTTAEKQHFIDHLPADITVAEMEAIDKEFNFTKGGNFIIKRQWFVQALIHQYKPAYPAIEQFLIGISRTGSVMMLYKEMVKTPEGKVWAKEVFGKAKSGYHATTIQAIEGILK, encoded by the coding sequence ATGAAAAAGCTAATCTATTTAACTTTGTTTCTGACAGCCATTGCCTGCCAGAAAAAAGAGCAAACCGAAAAACAAGCAATTATTATCGATGAACACAGCTATTCTAAACCAGAACTTGCAGTTGTTAAACATTTAGATCTTGATATTAAAGTTGATTTTGAAACCCAGACTATCTCAGGAAAAGCTTCCTGGCTGATTGACAATATTAGCAAAGGAAACGAAATTATTTTCGATGAAAACACTTTAAATATTTCGAAAGTTACTTTAGGCGAAGAAGAGAAAGAAACGAAATTCGAATTAGGAGAAGATACCGAATTTCACGGAAAACCGCTTCATATTACCATTGAACCCAACACAACTAAAGTAAACATTTACTACAGCACAACCAAAGATGCTATTGCATTACAATGGCTTACACCGGAACAAACTGCAGATAAAAAGAAACCTTTTTTATTCTCTCAAGGAGAAAGTGTCTGGTCACGTACCTGGATTCCGTGTCAGGATACACCGGGAGTTCGTTTTACCTATAATGCAAAAGTTACGGTTCCTAAAGATTTACTGGCAGTAATGAGCGCCGTAAATCCGCAAAAGAAAAACGATACTGGCGTTTATACTTTCAAACAAGATAAAGCGATTCCATCTTATTTAATGGCAATTGCAGTTGGAGATATAGAATTTCAGGCAATTGACAAAAGAACTGGAGTTTATGCAGAACCTTCAATGTTGAAAAAATCGGCTTGGGAATTTGCAGAGCTTGGAAACATGGTAAATGCTGCAGAAAAATTGTACGGACCTTACAGATGGGGACGTTATGATGTATTGGTTTTACCTCCAAGTTTTCCTTATGGCGGAATGGAAAACCCGAACTTAACTTTCTTAACTCCAGGTGTAATTGCAGGAGATCGTTCTTTAACTAGTCTTTTAGCACACGAATTAGGTCATAGCTGGAGCGGCAACTTAGTTACAAACGCTACATGGGATGATATTTGGTTAAACGAAGGCTTCACCACTTATGTAGAACACAGAATTGGAGAAGCCATTTTTGGAAAGAAAGAATTTGAAATGCAAAACGTTATCACCAACAAAGAATTAACGGATAACGTAGCTGAATATGGCGATACAAATCCAGATACAAGATTAAAAGTTAGTTTGACTGGCAGAAATCCAGACGACGGAATCAGTATGATTCCTTATGTAAAAGGATATGCTTTTTTAAGAGTGATTGAAAATGCTGTTGGAAGAGAAAAATTCGATCCGTTTATTAAAAATTACTTTGATTCTCACGCTTTCAAATCTATTACAACAGAAGATTTTGTAAAATACATCAATGAAAATCTTATCAAAGGCGATAAAGCTTTAGCTGATAAAATTAAATTAGAAGACTGGATTTACAAACCGGGAATTCCATCAAACGTACTTCCTGTAAGTTCTCCTGATTTTGATGCAATTGACGCGATTCAAAAAAGCTGGAGAGAAACTGGCATTGCAGGATTAAATAAAAAAATTACGACAACTGCAGAAAAACAGCATTTTATAGATCATCTTCCAGCGGATATTACAGTTGCAGAAATGGAAGCTATTGATAAAGAATTCAACTTTACAAAAGGCGGAAATTTCATTATCAAACGTCAATGGTTTGTTCAGGCATTAATTCACCAATATAAACCAGCTTATCCTGCAATTGAGCAATTCTTAATCGGAATAAGCAGAACCGGATCTGTAATGATGCTTTACAAAGAAATGGTTAAAACTCCTGAAGGAAAAGTTTGGGCGAAAGAGGTTTTTGGGAAAGCAAAATCGGGTTATCATGCTACTACAATTCAGGCTATTGAAGGGATTTTGAAATAG